From Sebaldella sp. S0638, a single genomic window includes:
- a CDS encoding alpha/beta hydrolase fold domain-containing protein, whose amino-acid sequence MISKEAVTAKEKLFQNKNLEDVINTPLKIQREEWEESAGNVKLPENVKIEEVIIRDIKADWIIPEFTESEYVIFYFHGGGLNQGSKLTHRKLVSEIANRSKLRLFIHNYPLAPENPYPEALNKSLEIYLQLLKSGIKAEKIILGSDSSGSALALALILLLKQKKYSLPKAAFLFSPMLDFSLSGVSVTNNEHLDPKIFKEDLELTSKYYCDKKHFKNPMVSPIYGDFSGFPPLFIQVGSEELLLSDSLTLKEKASNVNVPVKLEIWEGMWHVFQTRFESIPEADQALNNTVDFINTIKAEA is encoded by the coding sequence ATGATCAGTAAAGAGGCTGTAACAGCAAAAGAAAAATTATTTCAGAATAAAAATTTGGAAGACGTAATCAATACACCTTTAAAAATTCAAAGAGAAGAGTGGGAAGAGTCAGCTGGGAATGTAAAATTACCTGAAAACGTGAAAATTGAAGAAGTCATAATAAGAGATATAAAAGCGGACTGGATAATCCCGGAATTTACTGAATCAGAATATGTTATTTTTTATTTTCACGGCGGCGGTCTTAATCAGGGGTCAAAATTAACTCATAGAAAATTGGTTTCGGAAATTGCAAATCGTTCAAAGCTAAGATTATTCATACATAATTACCCACTAGCGCCGGAAAATCCATATCCGGAGGCTCTTAATAAATCTTTGGAAATATATTTGCAGCTGTTAAAAAGCGGAATAAAAGCTGAAAAAATAATATTGGGAAGTGACTCGTCCGGCAGTGCATTGGCATTAGCATTAATTTTACTTCTAAAACAAAAAAAATATTCACTGCCAAAAGCAGCATTTCTTTTTTCTCCAATGTTAGATTTTTCTTTATCCGGAGTATCTGTCACCAATAATGAACATTTAGATCCTAAAATTTTTAAAGAAGATTTGGAATTAACATCAAAATATTATTGTGATAAGAAACACTTTAAAAATCCTATGGTTTCACCGATTTACGGAGATTTTTCCGGTTTTCCGCCTTTATTTATACAGGTTGGCAGTGAAGAGCTTTTATTAAGTGATTCTCTGACTTTAAAGGAGAAAGCATCAAATGTGAATGTACCTGTTAAGCTGGAAATTTGGGAAGGTATGTGGCATGTATTTCAGACAAGATTTGAATCAATACCGGAAGCTGATCAGGCATTAAATAATACAGTGGATTTTATTAATACTATAAAAGCCGAGGCTTGA
- a CDS encoding DKNYY domain-containing protein, protein MKLIRLLLFLTLLNTGYSLLMPFSNYKITENYVLSNGTKMENVDLETFRIIDQALAKDKNNIYLGSKIIENVDVEYFMPIKGINGSLYYKDKDNVYFLEIDRLIKINGAHSKSFIVYDYITAEDKESKYFRETKITDKNTIKDWEKRVELIKEGVYFPL, encoded by the coding sequence ATGAAGTTAATTAGATTATTATTATTTTTAACATTATTAAATACAGGATATTCACTTTTGATGCCGTTTTCAAATTATAAGATAACAGAAAATTATGTGCTGAGCAATGGAACAAAAATGGAGAATGTGGATTTGGAAACTTTTCGGATAATAGACCAAGCTCTTGCCAAAGACAAGAATAATATATATTTGGGCAGTAAAATAATAGAAAATGTTGATGTTGAATATTTCATGCCGATAAAAGGAATTAATGGAAGTTTATATTATAAAGACAAGGATAATGTCTACTTTTTGGAAATTGACAGACTGATAAAAATAAACGGAGCTCATTCTAAAAGTTTTATAGTATACGATTATATAACTGCTGAAGATAAAGAATCAAAATATTTTAGAGAAACAAAAATAACAGATAAAAATACAATAAAAGATTGGGAAAAGAGAGTAGAGTTAATAAAAGAAGGCGTGTATTTTCCGTTGTAA